GACGGTTTATTTAAGTTGGTACAAACTCACATTAATATTCTGAATAAGCTTTCCGAAAAATATTACATGCTCTCATTCACAACATTAAACTTTCAAAACCATGGAAAATTAAATTGAGGATCTAATTCATGCATGCGGGTATCAATGGAATAATCCAACATCCATTGTTTTTTATTGTCATCTTTCATCACCCATATCTTGATATTCGCAAGTGATGTAGAATCAACGATTGCCATAGATCCCCTAAAATTAATCAAAGTCTAAATGGCGGCGCACATTCAGTGATTTGTACGGATAGGGAATCCGAAAGAACTCCTTTCTTTCGTCTAAAGCCGAAAAAAAGAAAGTATATGATCCCATCAAAAAGAGAAAGTATATGATTATCCAAGAGCCAATGCATATCTCCAAGTGCAGATATATAATCAGGCCAATATAACCAATACGGTAATGGATGTGAGGCCACCTGTCGCCATTCGCTTGTGCCCAGTACAAGCACTAGGGATACAAACCGAAAGCCAATCCATGTAATACGAAGAATCTTGTATCTACCAATAGACTGTAATACGAAGAATCTTGTAAGTTGCAGAAAACAAATTTGTAGACTGTAAAAGGTTTGATTGGATGACCGCAAAATAAGTCTTTTTGCACTAAGTTGAGCACCATGGGCATTAGAGGGGTCGTAATGAAGTGATTGAAAGAAGGAAAACTTCCAGAACTGCTGGATGAGTATGGTAGGCGATAATGCAGGAAATATAGAGGGGAAGCAGGTGGTAGATCATGAGAATCAAGATCAAGAACAAGTTTAGAATGCAGCATAACAAAAGATGGGGAGTCGACTATGCTCAACAACATCTTAGAGACGCATTTGATGCGACACACCGACTTTGCAGGCAGTCTCTTCATGATCTCCACCACCAGTTCCATGGGCAGCTCCATCAAAGTCATCTTCCCCTGGCTCTCCTTGTTGTTACAAACCAGAAGCTGTGACTGCATTGTGTGTGTGAATATATAATGCAACGGAGACCATCAGCTAGCTTTCTTTTTTGATACTACTCATTCCAGGCCTACCCAACTCAAAGGCTGCTCTATGATGTTTACTGACATTGCAGCATAGAGCCAAGCGGTAAATGTTCACTTGGGTCATGAATACTCCTAATATCCATCACTTGTATAAACCTACAGTTCCTTCCTAGCTAGATTGTATTCGAAAGCAAAAGCTGATTCTATGCTAAGCACTATGTAATACAAAGTTGAAAGCCTTTTCCTAGTTATGCATTGCATCACTCTTACTTCATCTTGAACCCCAAATGCCAATTCAATAAAGCCCTAATTTGCATGTATAGCTCACCAATAGCAAACTAAGTAACTATTCCTCTCAGCAGCAAGCAATTGAGAAATGAACAACATGAATCTAACCATGAGGCTAAAAGCTTATATATGGCTCTGTTTCCTCACCTGAACATAATATACTATCCAATCCCACATCATCAACAAAAGTAATCCCACATCATCAAATTACAAACACTCAGATTAGTTTATTGAATATAAGAAACACTGAACAAAAACAAACGCATCGAATCGAGTCCACAACACAGTGAAAATCACTGAACAACGACATCAACCAAGCTAAGCGGGAGCATAGAGAGGACGGCGGTATTCGTCAAAGTACTGATCGCGATCGACGAACACGATCGCGTAGAGCGCGTAGATAATGCCCGGGATGTAACCCAAACATGTCAGCAACAAGCATATCAGAAACTCAACCTGTAAAAATCCAACAGTACCCATCAAAATTTAGCCTCAGTTTCTCACAAACATAGAGTTCAAGAAACCAGAAAGGAGATCGGAGAAGAGGACTTACGGTGCAGCAACCGTGCCTGAGGCAAACTCCCAACGGAGGGAGGAGGATAGCTATCAGAATCTCGCAGCAGATCGCACAGCGGCTCGGCATTTTTTTGGCGCGACCACCGGAGGTGGTGAGGATTCAGATATTTTGGTTGCCGTAGAGATCTCAACCACAACTGTCTCTGTGTGTAGCAGTCTGAGTTTGACCCTGTCTTCTGATCtctgatttgtgaggatgtAAGACAGCCTAGAGGTTGGTGGGCATGGGACTATGACTTGGGCCAGATATTTACGGATATATTTCGGACCGCAGCTTTGTCCAGGCCCATACTCCTCGTGTACaataaatttgtttttatGTCACTAGTCTCATACAAGTGCGATGCACGTGTTGGTCTTGAATGTAAGAAAACTGAAGTACTGAAATGCACAGCCTCGTTTCCTGGTCAGCAGTTGAGTACCAGGTGATCAAGACTCCTGAAAATGCATCTGGCCTTAAATGTCATACTGCTAAGTAGTAAATTGTTATGTACTTTTAGAACAAGATGCCTCTAATAATCAAATTTCTTGAAAGACCTGCTTAATATAGCTAGTTGTCAGTGGAAATTTCAAAGTGTATAAACACGGTGAACCAAATATTGAACTTTTGGCATGAGCCAAATTTAACAATTTTCGCGTTAGTTTTCACTTCCTAAGTGCTTTACGAGAAGCTAGTATCTATTGATCAAAAGGAAGGAAGgaagaaaattaaatattaGATTGTACGCACTATACTACAAATGGAGATGAGCATGGGAAATGCAGCGTCGCATTCTTGTTTGGAAAATTGGCCGGCAGTGGCATGGACCTGAGGGATTTTCATGTTCCTAAGATATGCTTTTGCCTTTTTGGGTAGGAGAGAGACTTGTGTAGAATATAGACAATGGCAAAGGATCGACCGAAGGTGATGGCCTCATTGTCATGGGATGCAGCCGTTAGTTTCTTGaccaaaaaaagagagatTCTTTTGCCCAGACTAGAGAGTATAGAAATAGGTTCTGAAATGAGCTCATTCTTTTCTCATTGGGATCCAGTGTCGTGGGGTTGGGCCTGCATCTAAAATCTGGCCCACAAGCTACCACTATTCGTCTTCCATTTCCGGCGTtccttatataatttgaaccCGCCGTTTTGTCACTATTTCCTTACTCAAATTTGTTCTTATGAAAACAACCAACCATCAACCCCAAAATTCCCTCCCCTAATCTTTCGTTTTCCTCTCTCAAATTTCTTCGCATTTAGGGTTTCATCTCGTAACGCCTGATCAGACCCCTCCATGGAGTTCAAATTCCGAGCCGGAGACGACCGCCCCTccaccaccgccaccaccGTCCGCTACTTCTCCTCCGAGCGCACTATCCGAGGTCCGCATTTCACTTACTCTTTCCATTTGAAATTTcacctctctttttttcttcacaAGAATCTCTATCTATCTTTCAGGCCAATCGGTTCTTCCATCTTGGGCCGTCGTCTCGCCTCCGCCCCTGAATCCGGGTCAAATTACGAGCCCTGATCCGACTCCGAATCCGGCTCTTTTTCCGGACTATTTGCTCCGCGACCCGATTCTTCACCCGACCAACGCCCGCGACGCCCTGCAGCGCCAGATGGAGAAGGACAGGATCAGGGAGGAGATTCTTGCGGCGGAGACGGCGCGGCGGCTGGTTCTCGAAGCCGAGGTCAGGAGAGAGCTCATGCTGGAGCGACAGCTCGCCATGAAGAAAGCCGACGACGACGGGCTCGGGTTTGAGGACCCGTGCCGCCCAATGCGGGCCCAGTCTTTCGACCATCGCTTCGGGTTTAGCTTTCGGAGTAGTTCACCGTCGGCTATGGTGCCGCGGCTGCCGGAACCTGCGCCGGGGAAGTTGGAGGTCAACAAGGAGTTGACCCCGGCGGCTAGTTCTCCGGAGCTGAACAAGGGGAGGCTAATCGTTCTGGTTAGTCGGTTACTAAGTAAATGTTGTTTAGTGGTGATTATGTTATGAGTTATGACGATTCTTTTGTGATTACTGGATAGTGGTATAAACAAGGTTAAAGATGAGACTAATAGTCAATTGCATTCCAGCTTTAGTTTTTTGGATTGTTCCACCCTTGTTCCTGTGCATGTGGTAACCTTTTCCTTGTGGACTGACACTTGAGAAAGTTGGCATCAATGTGAGCATCATAGTTCTTCATTAGGTATAAGACTTTCTTTGATCAACATGGTTATGACGTTACTGTGACCTGCTAGTGTTTTCAGTTTGAGTCTCTGAGTTGTAGTGAATAAAGGGATTATTTAATACAACCATTAGTGTCATAAATAAGATTCACAGGTTTTCTTTCTATTAAATATTGGTGCTTTGATCATGAATTGTTGAAAAATCTTCTGATTTAGAAATGGACTTCAAGAATTGTACTTAACCATAATTTATTAAGTGTGCAACTTCTTTTATTGAAGTTCTATGATTAGCTTCTATATGCATCACATTTATTAGTGGTTTGATTTAAACATGTGGTTTGTTTCTGATAaatcttatttttcttttgttgtagTCCTATGTTACTGCTTTGATATTAGCTTTTATACTCTTCTCCAAGTTTGTTTAGcactaaaatatatacaaaactTGTAGAGTTTAAAACATGAATGAGAGGCTATTCTGAATGCACTTGTGGCAAATGATCAACCTACTTAACCAAGAAAATACTCCCTCACCTTCTCAATTTTCTTGTGAATAGCCCTCATGCGGGTTTAGGTGTATCTTGCTTGGGGGTCAAGCCCTTTCTTCAAAAACTGTGGCTCTGTTTCAGTTATAGCAATGAACAGGTCTTCAGTATCAAATGGATCTCTTATGTGTATAAGTGTTTTGCTGCAGGCAAAACCGAACCCAGATCTTTCTGGACTGAAGCGGAAATTACTGCCATCAGAGGGTCTTAATGAGATACATCGATATagtatgagaaagaaaaagaagatacCCAAGGAGGTACCCGAGGAAAAATGGAGTTGTGCTCTATGTCAAGTGACTGTAGCAAATGAGAAAACATTTGAAGGTCACCTTAATGGCAGGAAGCATAAGGCCAGCGAAAGACGGCTTGGAGCTGAAAAACTAGGAAATAGCTCCAGTAACGCACCAATATTAAAGAATATTGCAAAACTTTCTGAGCCTAAAGTGCTAGAGACAACTGATGCTGCAAGCTTACAAATAAGGGCCAAAGAAAGGTGTTTGCTTGACCCTAACGAAGCCAGTGATGGTTCAGACAAGAAGGATACAAGTATTTTAAAAGAGAAAACTTCAGAAGAGAAAAAAGTGGAGCTGCCAGTGCAGGAAGACCAATGCGGAGAGGATTCGAGGAACAATGTTGTAATAAGAACAGTGCACATGATGCAGAGAAAGGAAGAAccaacaagaacaaaaaaatttgAGTTCGTCTGTGAAATTTGTAAAGTTGGTAGCAACAATTTcaaggtgatggagaaacaTGGGAGGGGAAAGAAGCATATGGATAAGCTGAAGGAACTGCGAGAGAATAAACTCCGAACCAccattgaaacaaatgtgaaCATTGCCACCACAAAGTCCTTGGCATCATCAGGGGCTTCGCAGGAGGCATTACATAGGCTTCAGCAAGATACAAAGAATAGTATTGCTGCTGCTAATGTGATCGAAGAAGCAGATGCGAGCATACCAACCACAATTGCTGTGGCATCTTTGGTGGCTCCTGAGAAGGCAGAAACTACTAGGCTTCAGGAATATATTTACGTGACCAAGGGAGGAAATGTGAGCATGCCAACCGCAGTTGCTGTGCCAACGTGGGGAACAAGTGAGGAGACAGAACCTGGAAGGCTGCTTGAGGAAATTCTAAAGATTAATGTTCCTACCAGTAATGCGACTAAAGATAATGTCAACGTGTCAACCACAACCTCTTCCCGGCAACTATCATCCTGGGCTACTGAGGCGGCAGAAAATTTTAGGAAACTGGAGGCTTATGAAAAATTGATCAAAGCAAGGTTAACTGAATAAGGCATATGGATGACGAAAGGGCAATGTTTGCTGACTGCTTGATATTCCTTGTCAATTTTGATACGCCAGTACATTTTGGTTCTAGATTGGATTCTTTTGTAAATCTAACATGTACTATTCCATGCTTAAAGTTGGCCGGTTCTATGCTCCTGTAGAATGCTTACGACTGATTTCCAATAACATTCTTGATCAAGGTTGTGACCCAATCAACTTGAGTCTTGAGTCCTGACCTTATAGAACATACTTTTGAGAGTTAACTGCTTATAAAGGAGGCCGTCTAACCTAAATTATACACTGGGATTATCTTAGAGTTCATCTAAAGCTAGAGGCCAAGCATTTGGAACTGGACTGAGAGACGAATAAAACTTGGACGTATCTAATGAACTGCAGGGCAAGAAGCTTTTGGACGATGTAACGAACACAGAACAAGAAGCTTTACATCGTCCAGttcaacaaaataataaacAGTGTACAAAGCTCTGAATCCTGAGGTACAATTTTAACATTTCATCTATATGTGCTCATTATGTGTTAACTATGTTTTACTTTACAGCGAAGAAAGGTGAAACTAAAAAGGGCACGaaggtagaaatcaaacaagaataATAGTTAAACTATAGTCTATAGCTTGCCAAGGCTACGCAAACTTTTCAACCCTATATGATCTTCTCAATGTACTAATTCTCCAAGGCGAAAGTAATCAAACCCTCAAGGCCACCTGATCTTGCCAAGTTATCTTCCTCTTCCCTGTTCGGTTCGATCCATTCCCAATAGTCCTGCAAACCAGCAACTTCATATCACTGTGCTGCTCATCAATACCCCCTCTAAGTATACTTTTGTTTGGCTCACAGTTGGCTTGaatttcctcctcttcctctagCTGTGACAATACCAAACAAAGGAGACATTATTCCTTGCACTGAAAATAACCAGGACTTGGTAGCACAGTATTTAGAAGAGTTACTATGAGTTTACCGAAACTTGGTTCAAGTCAAAAACTGGAGTGTTCTTTCGCTTGGTTGATTCCTTCCCACTTAGAATCATCTCCTTCTGATTCAAGTCAATAACTGGATTTGAGTTATGCAGAGTAGTTTCCTTCCAGCTGACAGTCCTTGCCTTATGGTTCAAGTCAGAATTTGGAGTAGATTTTTGCTTGGCGACTTCCATTGCATTACTAATTCGTACCCTTTGGTATCTCAAAGCAGATTCCTTCTTACTGTGATTATTTCCCTTCGAAACATCGGTACGCTGGACCTTGAACTTCTGTGTTTGCACAAGGTCTTGCTTTGGTTTAGGGTTCATAGACTGCTTCCCAATCATGTACTTGTATCTTCTCCTCAAAAATCTGCCAAGTCAATGAGATCAACATTAACCAAGTCAGTATATTTCCATATTTTCTTCTCATTGAAACAAAGGTGTGGAAAAGCCTATATGCTATACCTGACTTCGGCGGTAAGGATAGACCTTTTCTGTTTCATCATCTCAAATCTGTTCTTCATCGTCTCTGCATCCTGCAAAGAAATAACACGCAAACCTTAGCTGCATACGATGAAAAGTTATACACAATATCTATCAACTGACAACACGATAATCATAAAATTTCGAAATTTCTTGATACGGATTTAGAGTTTTAGACGCAAAATTATAAAACTTCATACAAGGCCACCCGAATACGAGCTGAACCGTTACTCATAAACACGGAGAAATCCAAGCAAATAATTGGCTTAGTACAAAAGTCATTGGCTACTACTCAATTAGCTAAGTGTTTTAGGGTCCTCACTAATACACAAACAAAAGTAACGTAAATTACAGACTTGCATAGCTCAAGCAAAGAGGGAACACAAACGATCGTGAAATTCAGCAAAGCAGATCTCATCTCTATCtaacaaaataatgaaatagatCCAAGACACTAATTACTTATTCTTCAGCTCAAATCAGGCTGCAAAAAGCTCAAATTGCTCAATATCAAAAACAATCACAGAAGCATCCAAATCTAGGAAAACCCAGCTTAAAAAACAATAACATACACAGATCTGATGAAACCcataaaagaaatatgaaaagccAGAAACTTTATATACCTTCTGCAGCTCCTCAAAGTCCTGCATAAGACTCTGATGCTTAAATCTGGCCCTAGAATCCTGATACAGAGCATACGAAGAAGGCTCCGCAGCAACAACCCCCTTCATCAGATCAATCACAGACTTTCACAGAGAACCCAGAAGCCAAAGACCAAGAAAtaaaagggggggggggggagagagagaaaggtgGGAGACACAAGAAGATGGGGTGATGAAAAGGAGAGGGGATAGGAAATAATAAAAGGAGGTTTCAACAAGAAGGACAAGGAAGGGAAGAGAAATAATAAAGGAGGCAGAGAGGAGAAGTAAGGGAGGAGAAATTTCTTGCTTTCCTGTTTTCTCTGTGAAACTCTGACCAAGACAACAAGAAAAAACCCAAAAGAGCCCACATAACTCTTGGtgaaaaatatattgaaagacagtgatgaagaagatggGATTTTTTGGGGGGTTGCAGAAGGGCATTTCTGGCAAACATGGGAGATGTaagatgttgttgttgttgttagtTTTATGGAGAGAGCTGGCTGGTGTGGTGGGTTTGGTTGGAGGACATTTCTAtcatctctttctttctctccttccttctttttttgtttttctttcttctacaTAAATTTTGGTCCAGCTGGGCCATTGAAGTTAGagatggagagagagaagagttgGGTGTGGTGTGGActcttctttgtttttgaTGGGGAAGGGTTTCTTTGGATGTGCGTTTTTCTCTGTGTGATGATGTGAGAGAAAAGACACAGGAGGTTTCTAGAGATAgagagtgagtgagtgagtgagtaGGCATTGAAGATGGGTCTGCCTTggcttgatgatgatgatgataaaaaataaaggcaggcaaagaaagaaaagaaagagataaAAATGAAGCTGTTTCTGTTTGTTGCAGTTGTTGTTGCTATTGCTATGCTCAGAGActcctttcttttcttaccATATTTTTATGCTTTGGATCaccatggtggtggtggtgctgCTGCTGGTGTGATATATTATACCCACCAGGCCAGGTCAATTTTAGTGCCTATTTACCATACTGCCCCCCCCCCTTCTGGTTTTTCCTTTGATTCCAAGGCTGCTTCCACTCAATCCTCTTAGCTGTTTTTAACCCCACACAGCTTTCAATGGTCTTTGcataacaaaagaagaacaagtCCCAATTTTGGCTTCATGCCAGTCACTAAAGTTTGCCACTACAAATCAATTCTTCAATGGCTTTTTAATGTTTGGGGGCAGGGCATGGTGGTAATTCTCTTGATATTCCTCTCAatcaatggaggaagatgCCATCCTGCCCATCCACCACCTACAATCTGGACTTTTTGTGTGGCACCAGCGCCTACCTTCCTAGCCAGTAACAGTTGAGGATGCCATGCTTAATAGCCTTTTCCTCTGTTTAGTGATGTTGCAGCCACCACCACACCAGTACCAGATGGCCAATTTCCCATTTTGCCCCTCAAATCCATAGGAGGCTGGGCCCCTTCTGGTAAATGCAAACAGACCAGAGGTTACCTTCATTGCTGGGAAGTCTTGAAAACAAATTCCATTTCAGAGAGAGCCCTTGCAGAACAAGCTCAGACGTGAAGAAGACCATGAAAACCAACTTTTCTGGGCCCCCACCCATTTGTTTAAAGATTTGATCTTTCACAGatcagagagaaagagaagaacttTTCCTGCAAACCCATGTTTCCCATTATCATTATGTATGTATGATGTGAGGGGCTTTGAGTAATTAGAATGGGTGGTTTTAGCAAGAGGGCAAGGTCTGGCACTGTTTGATTTCTTTGTCAATTGTCTCATTGTGTGGGATAGGTTTGTATGGGTTGATGTTTTTGGTGGTTAGCATCAAGTTTTAggataagaaaaacaaagtgGGATGGAAATTGAGGAGAATAGATTAGAGTTGGGAAACAGTCAAACTCCATTACCAACTGCCCCATAATTGATATGCTTCTGATATGGGAGGGTTGGGTGGAACAATATAAGAATCACGGAGAATGAACAGTCTGCTTGATGCCTTGATCATGCAGAGCGAGCAGTGTAGCGAATAGCAGCTCTACTAGTATTTCTGCTTGTCTAAGCCCAGCCACTATTGGGTTGGCCTGCGCAGAAAAGTTGGACAAACCCAAATCCACTGGGTTGGACACTTTAATTTCGTAGTGGTCTGTATACTGCAAGATAGCTTCATCATATCCGCAAAATTATCACCACCATCAACTCACGAGTCATGACGTCTCCTTCAACGCCCATTTATCTACAGGGGACCTTGATTATTGGGATTTATTGCTATTGTGGATACTTCTTACGGAAACAAAATTGAGATATGGTCGTGTGTTTACACAATTAATACACTTGAATTAGGTCGTGTGTTTGTTGTCCCGTTTGTTGTTGGTGAATGGGAGCATGGCTTATTCTTCACACAAGAATCGGGCTACGGAtctttctgttttgatttcaGACGTGTTACAGTACTGGAACAGCTGGGTTCGGGCAATGTGTGCGAGCTTAATTAGTATGAAAAGGAGCTTCATTCCTATTCAAGATTATGGAAAACTGGTTCACACTCACACCCACATATTATTTACAGAATTACAGGAAGTTTTCTAACGGATGAAGTTTTATATGCATGACATACGTATATTGAGAGGAGATATTTTCTTGTTTGTCTCTGACGTTGTTTTCTTCTAATTGGGAGAGGTATTGGCCACATTTCAGAGCTCAAGGTTTTAATTTTCTACTTGTGGTTTCTTGTCAATCTTCATTACAGTTGTATTAATTTGGGCAGTTTTAATTGTTATATGCGTTCATAGTTCATATATGATTAGCGAATCACTCTGAAACAGATTATCTGCACCCTATAACCACATACTAATTAAAGAAACAGCTGCTATATGCTGAGAAATTGGTTTGATTTTAAAGAAAGATAAGCATATTGTTGTTCAGAGCTTTAGAAGAGATACATTTTATTGTGCTTTGCATTGTATGATTTGAGAGGTATTCAAAATTTACGATTCACCTTGATCTATATATTTAATTGAAAGTTGAAATTAAATACATTGTCTTGAAAAGATGAATATGTAAGGAATATTTTGAATAAATGATTCTAAACTGATCAATTGCCTAGCTAGCTCTTCCATAACTTCCATCACCAGCCAAATTTTGTATGGGGATCTGTATTATTAGGTCTTGGCAATTGTTTTCCTGCTAAAAATGATTGGAAAAGCACGAAAGCTCTCTTTGGCTGAAACAGTGGAACCTCATGGCCGGCGCCTCGTATAGTTGCAAAGGTTAAGTCATGGTAGACTTCTGTCCATCCTCCCACCTTATGAATTAAAGAAGTATTGATAAAGCCCCacaaaatataacaaataaaaaaaaattaaggaagtATAACCAATTCGTTTCTTCgcttttattttacaaaatattaaggcaaacaaatgaaattaatttatctcactatttctgttttttttcagCTGTAAAATACCTGGCCTCCTGTGTACCATGGATACCATGGGGTTTTGATAGTAAGGTTGAGATGGCTAAGAGAAAATCTTG
This genomic interval from Argentina anserina chromosome 1, drPotAnse1.1, whole genome shotgun sequence contains the following:
- the LOC126802893 gene encoding UPF0057 membrane protein At2g24040-like; this encodes MPSRCAICCEILIAILLPPLGVCLRHGCCTVEFLICLLLTCLGYIPGIIYALYAIVFVDRDQYFDEYRRPLYAPA
- the LOC126801812 gene encoding uncharacterized protein LOC126801812, which translates into the protein MLERQLAMKKADDDGLGFEDPCRPMRAQSFDHRFGFSFRSSSPSAMVPRLPEPAPGKLEVNKELTPAASSPELNKGRLIVLAKPNPDLSGLKRKLLPSEGLNEIHRYSMRKKKKIPKEVPEEKWSCALCQVTVANEKTFEGHLNGRKHKASERRLGAEKLGNSSSNAPILKNIAKLSEPKVLETTDAASLQIRAKERCLLDPNEASDGSDKKDTSILKEKTSEEKKVELPVQEDQCGEDSRNNVVIRTVHMMQRKEEPTRTKKFEFVCEICKVGSNNFKVMEKHGRGKKHMDKLKELRENKLRTTIETNVNIATTKSLASSGASQEALHRLQQDTKNSIAAANVIEEADASIPTTIAVASLVAPEKAETTRLQEYIYVTKGGNVSMPTAVAVPTWGTSEETEPGRLLEEILKINVPTSNATKDNVNVSTTTSSRQLSSWATEAAENFRKLEAYEKLIKARLTE
- the LOC126802500 gene encoding uncharacterized protein LOC126802500, translated to MKGVVAAEPSSYALYQDSRARFKHQSLMQDFEELQKDAETMKNRFEMMKQKRSILTAEVRFLRRRYKYMIGKQSMNPKPKQDLVQTQKFKVQRTDVSKGNNHSKKESALRYQRVRISNAMEVAKQKSTPNSDLNHKARTVSWKETTLHNSNPVIDLNQKEMILSGKESTKRKNTPVFDLNQVSLEEEEEIQANCEPNKSILRGGIDEQHSDMKLLVCRTIGNGSNRTGKRKITWQDQVALRV